A stretch of the Filimonas lacunae genome encodes the following:
- a CDS encoding glycosyltransferase family 117 protein — protein MNFKRVNNVTGWVVCAIACIVYILTAEAAGSLWDCGEFVSSCFKVQIPHPPGAPLFVLLGRIFIVLFGDKPDMAAKGVNMMSALASGFTILFLFWSITHFARKIVVGKVVDAAKELTTAQLIGIMGAGAVGALAYTFSDSFWYSAVEGEVYAMSSFFTALVFWAILKWDAQADEPGADRWIVFIFFAIGLSIGVHLLSLLNIPAIVMVYYFRRRSSFNYTQLRKYFMWFTIIGGVAAFVLAFAAGQSEANSERGVAADSTMAGLVILGAAVAIGLLYLVEKLNPKTKEYAGGTYIFFIIACVLTGVVQVAVIQYSVKAAGYFDIFFVNSLGLPFSSGFIFFFILVGVFAWFMLRYANKKGWAYLRLGIWCMIFTLLGYSTYVTTMIRSSADPSIDMYNVDNPMSLVGYLGREQYGDFPLLYGQKFTAQPVDYKEGATKYQRADGKYVTIGKDMKYVYAPEDKMVFPRMWDASNDQGHADYYAYFMGIGKNKDGTYERAPDFLDNIRYFAGYQNYFMYLRYFLWNFSGKQNDVQGVFAGNVRDGNWITGIGFIDNIMYGDQSLMPDSMKNNKAHNRLFALPLILGLLGLFFHFRKRGDDALVTMLLFFFTGFAIVVYLNQAGYQPRERDYAYVGSFYAFAIWIGLGVLKVQEWLTKAVNQSMAASLATVVCLLAVPAVMAQQEWDDHDRSKKLLAPDLAKDYLNSCDTNAIVFTFGDNDTYPLWYAQEVEGVRPDIRVINTSLLGIDWYINQLRNKVNSSDPIDVIFTADQIEGRKRDYVMFQPKSSIPENRYYDLYDMMKNYVGSDDPNKMVNRGGGDMYNSFPVHKVSVPVDQNVVRTNGTVNANDSVVSELRFDIPKNGLMKNDLALLNVIAANKWKRPIYFTNQYGELGFGQYLRKDGLTYRLIPVQNSYINTESMKDKLMNKFRYGSANIPGVYFDEENRRHLNTIRRAYAELALDLSFKNRKPEAREVLKKIDDMMLSGNFPYGMVSRGNEHNRLSMIFLESAYRAEDTELAAKVLKSVRTDLQQQLKFYNGLSGVKAENMDYDRRNTESMLNDLKQMEQMYTGKKEGAGIGGPEGPKTLANPDSVPQ, from the coding sequence ATGAATTTTAAAAGGGTTAATAATGTAACAGGCTGGGTGGTTTGCGCTATAGCCTGTATCGTTTACATTTTGACAGCAGAAGCTGCCGGCAGTTTATGGGACTGCGGCGAGTTTGTAAGTAGCTGTTTTAAAGTACAGATTCCGCACCCGCCAGGGGCGCCTTTATTTGTTTTGCTGGGCAGAATATTTATAGTGTTGTTTGGCGATAAGCCTGATATGGCTGCCAAAGGCGTTAACATGATGAGTGCGCTGGCCAGTGGTTTTACTATTTTATTCCTGTTTTGGTCTATTACACACTTTGCCCGCAAAATTGTTGTTGGTAAAGTAGTAGATGCTGCCAAAGAATTAACTACTGCACAACTGATCGGTATTATGGGCGCAGGCGCTGTAGGTGCACTGGCTTATACCTTTTCCGATTCATTCTGGTACAGTGCTGTAGAAGGTGAGGTGTACGCTATGTCCTCTTTCTTTACTGCGCTGGTATTCTGGGCTATATTGAAGTGGGATGCACAGGCCGATGAGCCGGGTGCTGACCGCTGGATTGTGTTTATCTTTTTTGCCATTGGCTTATCTATAGGTGTTCACTTGTTGAGCTTGCTGAACATCCCTGCGATTGTAATGGTGTACTATTTCCGCAGAAGAAGTTCGTTCAACTATACTCAGCTGCGTAAGTATTTTATGTGGTTTACTATTATAGGCGGCGTTGCTGCCTTTGTGCTGGCTTTTGCGGCTGGCCAATCGGAAGCGAATAGTGAACGCGGTGTAGCTGCCGATAGCACAATGGCTGGCCTGGTAATTCTGGGCGCTGCTGTTGCCATTGGTTTGTTATACCTGGTAGAGAAACTGAATCCCAAGACTAAAGAATACGCTGGTGGTACTTATATCTTCTTTATCATTGCCTGTGTGCTTACCGGCGTGGTACAGGTGGCAGTGATCCAGTATTCTGTGAAGGCGGCGGGTTACTTTGATATCTTCTTTGTAAACTCTTTAGGTCTTCCTTTTTCTTCCGGTTTTATTTTCTTCTTTATACTGGTAGGCGTGTTTGCGTGGTTTATGCTGCGTTATGCCAACAAAAAGGGCTGGGCTTACCTGCGTTTAGGTATCTGGTGTATGATCTTTACCCTGCTGGGGTATAGCACTTATGTAACTACCATGATCAGAAGTAGTGCCGATCCTTCTATTGACATGTATAACGTGGATAACCCGATGAGCCTTGTGGGTTACCTGGGGCGTGAGCAGTATGGTGATTTCCCGCTGTTATATGGTCAGAAATTCACAGCTCAGCCTGTTGATTATAAAGAAGGTGCTACCAAATACCAGAGAGCAGATGGTAAGTATGTTACCATTGGCAAGGATATGAAGTATGTGTATGCTCCGGAAGATAAAATGGTGTTTCCGCGTATGTGGGATGCCAGCAATGACCAGGGACATGCTGATTACTACGCCTATTTTATGGGTATTGGTAAAAACAAAGATGGTACTTATGAGCGTGCTCCGGATTTCCTGGATAACATCCGTTATTTCGCAGGATACCAGAATTACTTCATGTATCTGCGTTACTTCCTGTGGAACTTTAGTGGTAAGCAAAACGATGTGCAGGGTGTGTTTGCAGGTAACGTGCGCGATGGTAACTGGATCACCGGTATTGGTTTCATTGATAATATTATGTATGGCGATCAGAGCCTGATGCCAGACAGCATGAAGAATAACAAGGCGCACAATCGCTTGTTTGCGTTGCCTTTGATTTTAGGTTTACTGGGCTTATTCTTCCACTTCAGAAAACGTGGTGATGATGCACTGGTTACTATGCTGTTGTTCTTCTTTACCGGTTTTGCGATAGTAGTGTACCTGAACCAGGCTGGTTACCAGCCACGTGAGCGTGACTACGCCTATGTGGGTTCGTTCTACGCCTTTGCTATCTGGATTGGTTTGGGAGTGCTGAAGGTGCAGGAGTGGTTGACTAAAGCGGTGAACCAGAGCATGGCTGCAAGCCTGGCTACTGTGGTTTGTTTGCTGGCAGTACCTGCTGTGATGGCGCAGCAAGAGTGGGATGACCATGACAGAAGCAAGAAATTACTGGCTCCTGATCTGGCAAAAGACTACCTGAACAGCTGTGATACCAACGCCATTGTATTCACTTTTGGTGATAATGATACTTACCCGCTGTGGTATGCCCAGGAAGTAGAAGGTGTGCGCCCGGATATCCGTGTGATTAACACCAGCTTATTGGGTATTGACTGGTATATTAACCAGTTGCGTAACAAGGTGAATAGCAGCGACCCGATCGATGTTATTTTCACTGCTGATCAGATCGAGGGCAGAAAACGTGACTACGTGATGTTCCAGCCTAAGAGCAGCATTCCGGAAAACCGTTATTACGACCTGTACGACATGATGAAGAATTATGTAGGTAGTGATGATCCTAATAAAATGGTGAACCGCGGTGGTGGTGATATGTATAATTCATTCCCTGTTCATAAAGTATCTGTTCCGGTAGATCAGAATGTGGTAAGAACCAATGGTACTGTAAACGCCAATGACAGTGTGGTTTCTGAACTGCGTTTTGATATTCCTAAGAATGGTTTAATGAAGAACGACCTGGCATTACTGAACGTAATTGCTGCGAACAAGTGGAAGCGTCCTATTTACTTTACTAACCAGTATGGTGAGTTAGGATTTGGTCAGTACCTGCGTAAGGATGGTTTAACGTACCGTTTAATTCCTGTTCAGAACAGCTATATCAACACTGAATCGATGAAGGATAAGCTGATGAACAAGTTCAGATATGGCAGCGCGAATATTCCTGGTGTTTATTTCGACGAAGAAAACCGCAGACACCTGAACACAATCCGTCGTGCTTATGCTGAGCTGGCTTTAGATCTTTCTTTCAAAAACAGGAAGCCGGAAGCACGTGAAGTGTTGAAGAAAATAGACGATATGATGCTGAGTGGCAACTTTCCTTACGGTATGGTGTCAAGAGGTAACGAACATAACCGCTTGTCTATGATATTTCTGGAAAGCGCTTATCGTGCAGAAGATACCGAACTGGCAGCGAAAGTGTTAAAGAGCGTGCGTACCGATTTACAGCAGCAACTGAAATTTTACAACGGCCTTAGCGGTGTGAAAGCAGAAAATATGGATTACGACAGACGTAATACAGAAAGCATGCTGAACGACCTGAAACAGATGGAGCAAATGTATACCGGTAAAAAAGAAGGCGCTGGTATAGGAGGCCCTGAGGGTCCGAAAACATTGGCTAATCCTGATTCTGTTCCCCAATAA
- a CDS encoding vWA domain-containing protein, with protein sequence MLGHRFEHFDPRANGKTRFEQLLDVFMQLLTYTSGDVAEALQWMNELDKQYQLTDQEYGMGDFIDDLRNNGYIKDDTNDGRMVITPKSEQSIRKQSLEEIFGKLKKSKQGDHTTFKPGGGDEASPDLRPFRFGDMLEQIDFTESIRNAQINHGVEAFHMHEDDLQIRETDLKVQTSTVLMIDISHSMILYGEDRITPAKKVAMALSELITTRYPKDTLDIVVFGNDAWPVAIKDLPYLQVGPYHTNTVAGLELAMDILRRRKNANKQIFMITDGKPTCLKVGGRYYKNSFGLDRKITNRCINLAAQCKKLKIPITTFMIASDPYLQSFVNEFTEMNHGKAFFASLDKLGSFIFKDFESGKRKTLY encoded by the coding sequence ATGTTAGGGCACAGATTTGAACATTTTGATCCCCGTGCGAATGGTAAGACCCGTTTTGAACAGCTGCTGGATGTTTTTATGCAGCTGTTAACGTACACCAGCGGAGATGTAGCAGAAGCACTGCAGTGGATGAATGAGCTGGACAAGCAGTATCAATTAACAGATCAGGAGTATGGTATGGGGGACTTCATTGATGACCTCCGAAATAATGGTTACATCAAGGATGATACTAATGATGGCCGCATGGTGATTACTCCCAAATCGGAACAAAGTATACGGAAGCAAAGCCTGGAAGAGATTTTCGGGAAACTGAAAAAAAGCAAACAGGGCGACCATACTACTTTTAAACCGGGTGGGGGCGATGAAGCGAGTCCGGATTTACGTCCTTTTCGCTTTGGCGATATGCTGGAGCAGATTGATTTTACGGAAAGCATCCGTAATGCGCAGATTAACCACGGTGTTGAAGCTTTCCATATGCACGAAGACGACCTGCAGATCCGGGAAACCGATTTGAAGGTGCAGACTTCTACTGTGCTGATGATTGATATTTCGCATTCCATGATCCTGTATGGCGAAGACCGTATTACCCCTGCGAAGAAGGTGGCTATGGCTTTGAGCGAACTGATCACTACCCGGTATCCTAAAGACACACTGGATATTGTGGTGTTTGGTAATGATGCGTGGCCGGTGGCCATTAAAGACCTTCCCTATTTACAGGTAGGACCTTATCATACCAACACGGTGGCAGGGCTGGAGCTGGCCATGGATATTTTGCGCAGGAGAAAAAATGCGAACAAGCAGATATTTATGATCACCGATGGTAAGCCTACCTGTTTAAAGGTGGGTGGCCGTTATTATAAAAACAGTTTTGGACTGGACCGGAAAATAACCAACCGTTGTATTAACCTGGCCGCCCAGTGCAAAAAACTGAAAATACCTATTACCACGTTTATGATCGCTTCAGACCCTTACCTGCAAAGCTTTGTAAATGAGTTTACAGAGATGAACCACGGGAAGGCCTTTTTTGCTTCACTGGATAAACTGGGGTCTTTTATTTTCAAAGATTTTGAAAGTGGTAAGCGTAAGACCCTGTATTAA
- the rplQ gene encoding 50S ribosomal protein L17 has protein sequence MRHGDKINNLGRKKAHREALLANLASQLIEHKRIVTTLAKAKALRTYVEPLITKTKKNATALEISHNHRIVFSYLQDKSAVKELFTVVAPKVAGRPGGYTRIIKLGIRVGDNAETAMIELVDFNEVYGKTVSKAAEPAKKTRRSSGGGKKKAADEATEVSSTEETTETKDAE, from the coding sequence ATGCGTCACGGAGACAAAATCAACAACCTGGGTCGTAAGAAAGCGCACAGGGAAGCATTACTGGCAAATTTAGCCAGCCAGCTGATTGAGCACAAACGTATTGTTACCACTTTAGCTAAGGCTAAAGCTTTGAGAACTTACGTTGAACCTTTGATCACTAAGACAAAGAAAAACGCAACAGCTCTGGAAATCAGCCACAATCACCGTATTGTGTTCAGCTATCTGCAGGACAAATCTGCTGTAAAAGAATTGTTTACAGTAGTTGCCCCTAAAGTAGCCGGCCGGCCGGGTGGTTACACACGTATCATCAAATTAGGTATTCGTGTGGGTGATAATGCGGAAACAGCTATGATTGAACTGGTTGACTTTAACGAAGTGTACGGTAAAACCGTATCTAAAGCTGCTGAACCAGCTAAGAAAACACGTCGTTCAAGCGGTGGTGGCAAGAAAAAAGCTGCTGACGAAGCAACTGAAGTTTCATCTACTGAAGAAACAACTGAAACAAAAGACGCAGAATAA
- the rpsM gene encoding 30S ribosomal protein S13: protein MARIAGIDLPKNKRGEIGLTYIFGIGRTTAQYILTKAAIDWNKKVHEWNDDEQTAIRNIINSEFKVEGALRSEVQMSIKRLLDIACYRGLRHRKGLPLRGQRTRTNSRTRKGKRKTVAGKKKAPKK from the coding sequence ATGGCTCGTATTGCCGGTATAGACTTACCAAAGAATAAAAGAGGCGAAATAGGCTTGACCTATATTTTCGGTATTGGTCGTACCACAGCCCAGTACATCTTAACCAAGGCAGCAATTGACTGGAATAAGAAGGTACATGAGTGGAACGATGACGAACAGACAGCTATTCGTAACATTATCAATAGCGAATTTAAGGTAGAAGGCGCTCTGCGTAGCGAGGTGCAAATGAGCATCAAGCGTTTGCTGGATATCGCTTGTTACCGTGGTCTCCGTCACCGTAAAGGTTTACCTCTTCGTGGTCAGCGTACACGTACCAATAGCCGTACTAGAAAAGGTAAGCGTAAAACAGTTGCCGGTAAGAAAAAGGCACCTAAGAAATAG
- the rpsD gene encoding 30S ribosomal protein S4: MARYNGPKTKISRIFGEPILGNGKWLTKNSNPPGQHGAARKRKSLGEYALQLREKQKAKYTYGVLERQFRNTFEEAARLKGVTGENLIKLLEARLDNTVFRLGIAPSRPAARQLVSHKHITVNGEVVNIPSFQLKAGDKVGFKEKSENNTSLTSQIRGKNPKFSWLDWNDTEKTGTFITYPDRESVPENIKEQLIVELYSK, encoded by the coding sequence ATGGCACGTTACAACGGACCTAAAACAAAGATCAGCCGTATTTTCGGTGAGCCTATCCTGGGCAATGGTAAATGGTTAACTAAAAACAGTAACCCTCCCGGTCAGCATGGTGCTGCCCGCAAGCGTAAAAGCTTAGGCGAATACGCTTTACAGTTAAGAGAAAAACAAAAAGCGAAATATACTTACGGTGTGTTAGAACGTCAGTTCCGTAACACATTTGAAGAAGCCGCCCGCCTGAAAGGTGTAACCGGTGAAAATCTGATTAAGCTGTTAGAAGCAAGATTAGACAACACTGTATTCCGTTTAGGTATTGCACCTTCACGTCCTGCTGCCCGCCAGCTGGTAAGCCATAAGCATATCACTGTAAATGGTGAAGTAGTAAACATTCCTTCTTTCCAACTGAAAGCCGGCGACAAAGTTGGTTTCAAAGAGAAGAGCGAAAACAACACTTCATTAACTAGCCAGATCCGCGGTAAAAACCCTAAATTCAGTTGGTTGGATTGGAATGATACCGAAAAAACCGGTACTTTCATTACATATCCTGACAGAGAAAGTGTTCCTGAGAACATCAAAGAACAACTGATTGTCGAATTGTATTCTAAGTAA
- the carA gene encoding glutamine-hydrolyzing carbamoyl-phosphate synthase small subunit: MTQTQKVAVLLLEDGHVFFGKSFGAVGSATGEICFNTGMTGYQEVFTDPSYSGQVLIMNNVHTGNYGVNITDVESDSVKIRGLIGRNLEERYSRYQATDSLDAYLKKHNIVAIEDVDTRALVAHIRTKGAMNCIISSEITDVEQLKAKLAEVPNMDGLELASEVSTKEEYELGDVNASLKVAVLDFGVKRNILQCLVDRGAHVRVHPAKTPLSRLKEFNPNGYFISNGPGDPAAMPYAVETLKGILNENKPVFGICLGHQLLALANDIPTFKMHHGHRGLNHPVKNLVTGKSEITTQNHGFGVDPEAVRKHPNVEVTHVNLNDESIEGIRIKNKPAFSVQYHPESTPGPFDSRYLFDDFIALMK, encoded by the coding sequence ATGACACAGACACAAAAAGTAGCTGTTTTATTATTAGAAGATGGTCATGTATTCTTTGGTAAATCTTTTGGTGCAGTAGGTTCTGCTACCGGAGAGATTTGTTTTAATACCGGAATGACTGGTTATCAGGAAGTGTTCACTGACCCTAGTTACTCAGGGCAGGTGTTGATTATGAACAATGTACACACTGGTAACTATGGCGTGAATATTACAGATGTGGAAAGTGACAGTGTGAAGATCAGAGGCCTGATTGGCCGTAACCTGGAAGAGCGTTATTCACGCTACCAGGCTACCGATTCGCTGGATGCTTATTTAAAGAAACACAATATAGTAGCGATTGAAGATGTGGATACGAGGGCGCTGGTAGCGCATATCCGTACTAAAGGAGCTATGAACTGTATCATCTCTTCAGAAATTACCGATGTAGAGCAACTGAAAGCCAAATTGGCGGAAGTGCCTAATATGGATGGCCTGGAGCTGGCGAGTGAAGTGAGCACAAAAGAAGAGTACGAGCTGGGTGATGTAAATGCATCCTTAAAAGTAGCCGTACTGGATTTTGGTGTAAAGAGGAACATTTTACAGTGCCTGGTAGACAGGGGAGCGCATGTGCGTGTACACCCTGCTAAAACGCCTTTAAGCCGTTTGAAAGAGTTTAACCCGAATGGTTACTTTATTTCTAATGGCCCTGGCGATCCGGCAGCTATGCCTTATGCGGTAGAAACCCTGAAAGGAATTCTGAATGAAAATAAACCTGTGTTTGGTATTTGCCTGGGACACCAGCTGCTGGCACTGGCTAATGATATTCCTACTTTTAAAATGCACCATGGTCACAGAGGTTTAAACCACCCTGTAAAGAACCTGGTAACAGGCAAATCTGAAATTACTACTCAAAACCATGGTTTTGGTGTTGATCCGGAAGCGGTTAGGAAACATCCTAACGTGGAAGTAACACACGTAAACCTGAACGATGAGTCAATTGAGGGTATCAGAATCAAGAACAAGCCTGCTTTTAGTGTACAATACCACCCTGAAAGCACTCCTGGTCCATTTGACAGCCGTTACCTGTTTGATGACTTTATTGCACTGATGAAGTAA
- a CDS encoding DNA-directed RNA polymerase subunit alpha: protein MAILNFQKPDKIVLQKANDFEGQFEFRPLEPGYGLTIGNALRRVLLSSLEGYAIVGIKIDGVDHEFATIKGVTEDVTEIILNLKQVRFKKNVEHDIAQEKITLSIKGKTEFTAANIGEGTQSFQVMNPELVICTMDSTSKLDVELTVAKGRGYVPAEENKVKDAPFGYIPIDSIHTPIKNVKYAIENYRVEQRTDYEKLILDVATDGTIHPEEAVKQASRILIQHLMIITDENITFDNKEDKKEDVVDEQVLQLRKVLKTPLEDLDLSVRAFNCLKAAKINSLSELVQYEQEDLMKFRNFGQKSLSEIEQVLTERGLHFGMDLSKLGLDNLD, encoded by the coding sequence ATGGCCATTTTAAACTTCCAAAAGCCAGACAAAATCGTTCTGCAGAAAGCTAATGATTTTGAAGGACAATTTGAATTCCGTCCTCTTGAGCCAGGTTATGGCTTAACGATAGGAAACGCTTTGCGCAGGGTGTTGCTGAGCAGTCTTGAAGGTTACGCTATTGTGGGTATCAAAATTGATGGTGTAGACCATGAATTTGCTACTATCAAAGGTGTTACCGAAGACGTTACAGAAATTATCCTGAACCTGAAACAGGTTCGTTTTAAGAAGAATGTTGAGCACGACATTGCACAGGAAAAAATTACCCTGAGCATTAAAGGCAAAACTGAATTCACAGCGGCGAACATTGGAGAAGGTACTCAAAGCTTCCAGGTGATGAACCCCGAGCTGGTTATCTGTACTATGGACAGCACTTCCAAGCTGGATGTAGAGTTAACAGTAGCTAAAGGCCGTGGTTACGTTCCTGCAGAGGAAAACAAAGTAAAAGACGCTCCATTCGGGTATATTCCTATCGATTCAATCCATACTCCCATCAAAAATGTGAAGTATGCTATTGAAAACTATCGTGTAGAGCAAAGAACGGATTATGAGAAACTGATCCTGGACGTGGCTACTGATGGTACTATCCACCCTGAGGAAGCTGTTAAACAAGCTTCACGTATTCTGATTCAGCACCTGATGATCATCACTGATGAAAACATCACTTTCGACAACAAGGAAGACAAAAAAGAAGATGTTGTTGACGAGCAAGTGCTGCAGTTAAGAAAAGTGCTGAAAACTCCTTTAGAAGATTTAGATCTGTCTGTTCGTGCTTTCAACTGTTTGAAAGCTGCTAAAATCAACTCGTTAAGTGAGCTGGTACAGTATGAGCAGGAAGACCTGATGAAGTTCAGAAACTTCGGTCAGAAGTCTTTAAGTGAGATTGAGCAGGTTCTTACTGAAAGAGGTTTACACTTCGGTATGGATTTGAGCAAACTGGGTTTAGATAACCTGGACTAG
- the rpsK gene encoding 30S ribosomal protein S11 — MAKAQNSAKAAAKKRVVKVDAYGDAHISATFNNVIIALTNKTGQVISWSSAGKMGFRGSKKNTPYAAQTAAQDAAKVALEAGLRKVDVYVKGPGSGREGAIRALSQSGIEVAMIKDCTPLPHNGCRPPKKRRV; from the coding sequence ATGGCTAAAGCTCAGAACAGCGCGAAAGCAGCTGCGAAAAAAAGAGTAGTAAAAGTAGACGCCTATGGCGATGCGCATATCAGTGCTACCTTTAACAATGTAATCATTGCATTGACCAATAAAACCGGACAGGTTATCAGCTGGTCATCAGCAGGTAAAATGGGTTTCAGAGGTTCTAAAAAGAACACTCCGTATGCAGCCCAGACTGCTGCTCAGGATGCTGCTAAAGTAGCCCTGGAAGCTGGCTTAAGAAAAGTAGATGTGTATGTGAAAGGACCTGGTTCGGGCCGTGAAGGTGCGATCCGCGCATTATCTCAATCAGGAATTGAGGTTGCCATGATCAAAGATTGTACACCTTTACCACACAATGGTTGTCGCCCTCCGAAGAAAAGAAGGGTTTAA
- the ykgO gene encoding type B 50S ribosomal protein L36 gives MKVRASVKKRSADCKIVRRKGKLYIINKKNPRYKQRQG, from the coding sequence ATGAAAGTTAGAGCATCAGTTAAAAAACGTAGCGCCGACTGCAAAATTGTACGCAGAAAGGGCAAATTGTACATCATTAACAAGAAGAACCCCCGCTACAAGCAACGTCAGGGATAA
- the infA gene encoding translation initiation factor IF-1 has protein sequence MFRVKLENGHEILATISGKMRMHYIRILPGDKVGVEMSPYDLSRGRIIFRYK, from the coding sequence ATGTTCAGGGTGAAACTAGAAAATGGCCACGAAATACTGGCAACCATTTCCGGAAAGATGAGGATGCATTACATCAGAATTCTACCGGGCGATAAGGTAGGGGTTGAAATGAGTCCATATGATTTATCAAGAGGTAGAATTATATTCAGGTATAAATAA
- the mtaB gene encoding tRNA (N(6)-L-threonylcarbamoyladenosine(37)-C(2))-methylthiotransferase MtaB, translating into MEKRRSVAFHTLGCKLNFSETSTLSRMLEKDGFEKKEFDDTADVYVINTCSVTDNADKECRQLVRRIQRRAPESMVVITGCYAQLKPKEISEIPGVDLVLGAAEKFNIGSHIRELVKGDSAKISSCDIEEVSGFNASYSLNDRTRTFLKVQDGCDYTCSFCTIPMARGKSRSDSIENVLRHAHDLATSGVKEIVLTGVNLGDFGKGPDGNKKNEEDFFDLVKALDKVEGIDRYRISSIEPNLLTNDIIEFVANSDKFMPHFHIPLQSGSNKILGLMRRRYKRELYADRVGLIKQLMPHCAIGVDVIVGFPGETEEEFKETFDFLHSLDVSYLHVFTYSERANTQALQITPVVPVNVRNDRNKSLRNLSYMKMQYFTAQHAGENRKVLFEGHEKEGMMEGYTDNYIRITTPFRQEWANQVIDWKI; encoded by the coding sequence ATGGAAAAGAGGCGTTCAGTAGCATTTCACACATTAGGTTGTAAACTCAATTTCTCCGAAACCTCCACCCTTTCCCGTATGCTGGAAAAGGATGGCTTTGAGAAAAAGGAATTTGACGACACGGCCGACGTGTACGTGATCAACACCTGTTCTGTTACCGACAACGCCGATAAAGAATGCCGCCAGCTGGTGCGCCGTATTCAGCGCCGTGCTCCCGAAAGCATGGTGGTGATCACCGGCTGTTACGCACAGCTGAAACCCAAAGAAATATCCGAAATTCCTGGGGTAGACCTGGTGCTGGGCGCTGCCGAAAAATTCAATATAGGCTCCCATATCCGTGAGCTGGTAAAAGGCGATTCTGCCAAAATCAGCAGCTGCGATATTGAAGAAGTAAGCGGTTTTAACGCCTCCTACTCTTTAAACGACCGCACCCGCACTTTCCTGAAAGTACAGGATGGCTGCGACTACACCTGCTCGTTCTGCACCATTCCCATGGCACGTGGTAAAAGCCGTAGCGACAGTATTGAAAACGTGCTGCGTCACGCTCACGACCTGGCTACCAGTGGTGTAAAAGAGATTGTGCTTACCGGCGTAAACCTGGGCGATTTTGGCAAAGGCCCTGATGGTAATAAAAAGAACGAAGAAGACTTTTTCGACCTGGTAAAAGCCCTGGATAAAGTAGAAGGTATAGACCGCTATCGCATCTCTTCTATCGAGCCCAACCTGCTTACTAATGATATCATTGAATTTGTGGCCAACAGCGACAAATTCATGCCTCACTTCCACATCCCGTTACAAAGCGGCAGCAACAAAATACTGGGCCTGATGCGCCGCCGGTATAAAAGAGAGCTGTATGCCGATCGTGTGGGTTTAATCAAGCAATTGATGCCCCATTGCGCTATAGGTGTAGACGTCATTGTAGGCTTCCCCGGAGAAACGGAGGAAGAATTCAAAGAAACATTCGATTTCCTGCATTCCCTGGATGTAAGCTACCTGCACGTATTTACCTATTCCGAACGCGCCAACACACAAGCCTTGCAAATAACCCCTGTAGTGCCTGTAAACGTGCGTAATGACCGCAATAAATCCCTCCGCAACCTGTCTTACATGAAAATGCAGTATTTCACTGCACAACATGCGGGAGAAAACAGGAAAGTGCTGTTTGAAGGGCACGAAAAAGAGGGCATGATGGAAGGTTATACCGATAACTACATCCGCATTACCACCCCCTTCCGCCAGGAATGGGCCAATCAGGTAATTGACTGGAAAATATAG